The following are encoded in a window of Syntrophorhabdaceae bacterium genomic DNA:
- a CDS encoding helix-turn-helix domain-containing protein has translation MTDEAVEREARMCDPRATAMLLSYVDSYMAGLGPYVSSVFFVLLLRSATGGKKGGFMRSGGLSINEIADAAGISKRKVIDALKVLRGLWMIVQRNGKGRGNKNHYYFLPVERWSRPGDGCRREGPCAMEAQASGTDILKG, from the coding sequence GTGACAGACGAGGCGGTGGAAAGGGAAGCCAGGATGTGCGATCCCAGGGCAACGGCCATGCTCCTATCGTATGTGGATTCCTATATGGCGGGGCTCGGCCCCTATGTAAGCTCCGTCTTTTTCGTTCTTCTCTTGAGATCTGCCACAGGAGGAAAAAAGGGGGGATTTATGAGAAGCGGGGGCCTGTCCATCAATGAGATCGCAGATGCCGCGGGGATATCGAAAAGAAAAGTCATCGACGCGCTCAAGGTGCTCAGGGGCCTGTGGATGATCGTACAACGCAATGGAAAGGGAAGGGGAAACAAGAACCATTACTATTTTCTTCCCGTGGAGAGATGGTCCCGTCCGGGAGACGGTTGCAGGCGGGAAGGACCATGTGCGATGGAGGCACAGGCGTCGGGAACCGATATTCTTAAGGGGTGA